A single window of Leptolyngbya ohadii IS1 DNA harbors:
- the wrbA gene encoding NAD(P)H:quinone oxidoreductase: MMDTVKVLIPFYSRNGSTEALAKAIAEGAQSEGAEVTLRRCREVVSREVMTKAEGWIENADRMNTIYEAPTPTDAETADAIIFGSPTRFGAMSSELKAYIDSLGGLWFQGKLVGKVGSAFTSTSSVHGGNESTVISMYNPMAHLGLIIVPLGYADPSLFKAGTPYGASTVSGQENNPPTPDDIEVARFQGKRVAQVAHALKKVGETATKQ, translated from the coding sequence ATGATGGATACCGTTAAAGTTCTCATCCCCTTCTATTCGCGCAATGGCTCGACAGAAGCCCTCGCAAAAGCGATCGCTGAAGGCGCACAGTCAGAAGGAGCAGAAGTTACCCTGCGTCGCTGCCGGGAAGTGGTTTCACGCGAAGTTATGACCAAAGCAGAAGGGTGGATCGAAAACGCCGATCGCATGAACACGATTTACGAAGCCCCTACCCCCACTGATGCCGAAACTGCCGATGCCATTATCTTTGGCTCTCCCACCCGCTTTGGGGCAATGTCGTCTGAACTGAAAGCCTACATCGACTCGCTGGGCGGGCTGTGGTTCCAGGGAAAACTGGTTGGCAAAGTCGGAAGTGCTTTTACCTCAACCTCTAGCGTGCATGGCGGCAATGAAAGCACCGTGATTTCGATGTACAACCCAATGGCACACCTGGGGCTAATTATCGTGCCGCTGGGCTATGCCGATCCCTCGCTGTTTAAAGCAGGCACTCCCTACGGAGCTTCCACCGTTTCGGGACAGGAAAACAATCCTCCCACCCCTGATGATATCGAGGTCGCCCGATTCCAGGGTAAGCGCGTTGCACAGGTTGCCCATGCCCTCAAGAAGGTCGGTGAAACAGCAACGAAGCAGTAG